The window CGATAAACAAGGTATCCAATTCGATACCGCCGGAGCGTTGCTGTACAACTTCTGAGAGCGCAAGAGCTAAAGCCAAAGACGCCATGAAAGATTCACCACCGGATAAAGTCGCCACCGGGCGAACTTTGCCTGTGTGCGCATCATCAACGGCTAAATCTAACCCAGCAGTAACATTACGCTTTTGCTGCGCTTCAGCCTGTCGCACCAATCGGTACTGACCTTTGCTCATAATATGCAAACGCTGGCTGGCAATTGATAGCACGTTATCAAGAATATCCGCCAGCACAAAACGCTCCAGAGAGACTCTAACTTTGCCTTTACCGCTGGCCGCATTTGCCAACGTGCCTATCACTTCATAATCCTCTCGATGCTGTTCCTGTCGAGACTGATATTCAGCAATTCGTTTTAGAATATTGGTCGAATTAGCGACGGCAATTGATGCCTGATTCACTTCCTTTTCGTGGATCTGATATTGGTGATCGGTATTATCCAGGTTTGCCTGCAACGCCGATAAATCGGGAGCCGATTTTTCCTTTAATCGCTCGGCCAGCAAGCTTAAGTTATCCGCCAGCGTTTTCGCTCTTTGCTGATATTCACTCACATCTTGCTGTAATCGACGCAGACTAAACTCATCAATACACGCTGCCAGGAAGGCATTTTGATCGTCAAAATGACTCGCGGTTAACTGTTCCTGCCATTGCGTTTCCAGTTGCTGCAGTTTTTGCTGCATTTGCTCAGCATGTTGCAGTTGGGTTGTTTTTTTACTGCCGATTGCACTTAAATCCTGAGAGACTTTCTGGAAATTTTGCTGAGCTTCCGCAAGCTGACTATCTAATTTCGCTAATGATTGTTGGTTATCATTAACCGCTTTGTCCAATATCGATTTGTCGCGATATTGTTCTGGTAAGCCTTTTTCCGCATCCGCAAGTTTCATCGCAGCGGTTGCACTGTCGGCAGCAAGCGCTGGCAATGCTTGTTCAAGTTCCTGTAGATTGGCCATTAACCGCTGCAATTCTGTCTGCATCGCCCGCAACTTTTCGCCAGCCTTGATCAGTTGTTGCTGATCTTGTTTAAGGCCATTGATTATTTGACGATGCTGCGCCAGCGTTTGTTCTAATTCCTCTAGAGGTAAAATCCCGTTACCCTGCGTCTGCTTTTGTGAATCAATGAGCTGTTGTTGCTGCGCCTGACAAACGTTTAGCTCCTGTTCAATTTTTGCCAAATCTACTTGAGCGTTTTGCAGCCCTTGCTGTTTTTCATCACGGCGGGCACGCTGTTCATCGATCATCGATTTATTGACAACCTGACTACCAGACGCGGCATCTAATCGCGCCGGTGCCGGATGTTCTTTGGAGCCACAAACCGGGCAGGCATCGCCCGGATTAAGTTGCGCAGCAAGAATCGCCGCCTGCGAGCTGTGCCATTGAAACTCAATGGTCATCAAGGTTTTATTTTCTGTCTCAAGAAGGACTTGAGATTGTTTTACCAGGGTTTGGCGTTGGCCAAACTCTTGATTCAGGGACTGCTGCTTGTCGATTAACTGCTGTAACTGTCGACTCGCGGTGATTTGTTGCTCAAGCATTGCCTGGTGTTCTATCGCCGCCGGCATTTTATCGACATTGAGTTGCAGAGACTGAATTAACGCTTCACCTTTTTTCACTCGGCCTGAGTATTCTTCAATTTTAGCCTTGGCTTGTTCGATGTTCTGTCTGGCGCTTTGCTCTGCTGCTGATTTTTGCTGACATTCCTGCTTGATGACATCAAAGCCCGCCAGGGTTTCCTGGAAAATCACCAGCTTTTGCTGTTGATCTAACAAGGGCTGGCGTTGCTGATGCTGTTGCTGGGCGGCTTGTAACTGCTGTTCCGAGCGCTGCAAATTTTCAACCGTTTGCGCTTCTAGCTGCTCAGTCTCGGTAATCTGCGTTTGCAGTTGTTTGATATCTGCTTGCTGAGCCTGCAAGACCTTAAAGCCTGGTTCAATTCGAGCCGCTTGCTCAGAGAGTTGCAACTTATTGGCCTGCAGCGCCATCTCCTGCTGTCGCTGCAGATGTTCCGCCTGAGAGTGTTGTAATCGGGTATGCTCAGAAAAATCCTCGGCCAGTTTTTTCCCTTCCTGATATGCGACAATGGCTTGTTGGCGCTGTGTTTCCAGTTGCTGTTTGCTTGCAGTTAACTCGGCTAATTTTTGTATCTGCTGTTCTTCTCGACTCTTAAGCTGAGATATTTCCTGAACCTCGGCTTCCTGCAACGCCTGATTAATCATCTCCTGCAGCTGTTCATAATCCCCTTTGATTAAGGCTGCTTTGTCTTTGAGAATTTGTTCGATTTTTTGATAAATCTGAGTTTGGAATAAGGTTGATAGAATCGATTGCCGAGCATCCGATTTGGCCAACAGTAATTCTCGGAATTTGCCCTGTGGCAATACCATGACCTGACGAAATTGGTCGACGGTTAAACCGATAATTTCGCGGATCATGTCGTCGGCATCTTTTTTCTTTTTCGCGACCAGCGTGACTTCAGTGCCATCATCCAGGAACTGACAAAAATGAGCGCTAGCTTTTTCTTCGGTAAAGCCATCACCACGCTTGGCGGGACGCAATTGCGTTGGTGTACGAGTAATTCGATAACGCTTATCACGAATGGTGAAGGTCAGTTCCACCTGAGTAAGTATGTCATCATTAGCGTTATCCGAGCGTACCGCAAAGTCCTTACGCGCTTCATCCGTGGTTTCACCGTACAATGCAAAACAAATAGCGTGCAAGATTGAGGACTTACCTGCCCCGGTTGGACCATCAATTAAAAACAGTGGCGCGTCACCAAGCTTTTGAAAATCAATCACCTGTTTATCGGCAAATGGACCAAATGCCTGCACCGAAAGGGTTAAAAACTTCATTCGCGCCCCTCCGTGATGGCTTTGGCCTGTTCAACGGCATCTTTTAATATTTGCTGTTGACTATCCGTTAGCTCGTTGTCAGTAACCTGAGAGAAAAACTCGGTAAACACCTGAAGCTCGTCTTTTTTCAGATCCCCGTGTGCGCCTGGCTCATCATCCTTATTGTTTGCTTGATAAAATTCAGAAAACTGCCTTCGCTCCATCTGTAAAACGTTGGGGTATACTTTGCGGAGCCTTGCCAATGGTTCCAATAAACTCTTTTTGTCGGTTAATCGAACTAGCAGATAATCATCAAAATCTGGATCATTCTTGCCGCTGGTCAATAAGTCTTGCAACTCCCCTTCCAAGACTCTGAGGTTGTGCCTTGCCTGCAATGGCAACAAGGTGATTTGAGCGGGTTTTCCCTGAGTAAGTTCGACCAAAGTTACGGATTTATTTTGTTTGTGTTCTGAAAACGAATATTTTAACGGTGAACCCGAATAACGGATATGTTCCGCGCCTTTATACTGCGGCCCATGCAAATGACCAAGAGCAACATAATCGAAATCTTTTAAAGGTTGCCAGGAGACTCTATCCGCACCACCAATGGCCAACGGACGCTCGGAATCTGATTCACTGGCGCCATCAATAAAACAATGACTAATCAACACCGATGGCATGCTTGAGTGATGCTGTTGATGGTTCTTGAGGATTTGTTCTGCCATGAACGTATGCGCGTCATCATAACTTCTAAGAATCTTGTCCTCGCCATATTGCTCAGTAATTTGCTTAGCAAATGCTTCTCGAACCTCGACGGGATCATGGTATGGCAATCCGTAAAAAGCGACGCTGTCGCCACTTTGCCCTTCAATAATGACAGGCTCAGAAGCCTGTTGTAAATCCGCAAGAATATGCAGGTTTGCCAGGCGCATTTGACGAGCGCCAAACCGTAATCGTTTTGCACTATCGTGATTGCCGCTGATCATAATCACCGGAATATTATGTTGTTGCAGATCCACCAGAAATCTGTCGAGAACATCAACGGCCTGAGCAGGAGGTACCGAGCGGTCAAAGATGTCACCAGCGACGATAATGGCATCAACCTTGTGGGATATCGCAAGTTCTTTTATCTGGGAAAGTACAAATTGCTGATCTTCAAGAAGAGAAATATTTTGGAAAAGTCGACCTATGTGCCAGTCTGATGTATGCAAAAATCGCATGCCAATCCCTTGTTGCTAACCTTGTGGCGTTTCGTATTTTGTCAGTCTATCACAATGTTTGAAATGACCTATAACCTTCCTTGGTGTTTAGGCAATAAATGTTTATTTATCTTAGTTCATGCGACTTTTGTTCAAACGTCTAGCGCTGATTAAGCCAGTGGTAAATAACAGCAAAAGTGTTAAAGATTTGGGTTCAGAAACATCTGAGGAAGAAGATGAAACTGAGGGTAGCCCCATCGCAACGATTTTTCCGACAAAAAATGAGTACCCGCCAGACTCTAAGTTATCGAAATCCAGTGCAAAATAGCTAGTTCGTATCTGACTTAAATTGTAAAAAAATTCTTCACTGAACAGTGGTATATCCAACTCACCCGCTTCACCTCGATAATAAGTAAAGTCCAACATCATAAAGTTAAATTCGTAACCTAAAAACTCGCCTGTAAATTCAGTCTCTGGGTTTCCTCCGGACCAAGCTTCGCCAATAAGTCTTTTTCTGTATTCCCCCCTAACTTCAATCATACTCGGCCTGTAATAAAATGGTGCAACGGTAAACGTATAACCATTAACCAAGAATTCAAAGTAGATCCCTTCCAATGATACTCTTTCTGGGTGCTCTTCCACATCAGTAGCCTCCGTATCGATTATCATATAACCACTGAAAGAGTCACCCTCACTGAAAACCAGATTTGCTTCATATTCTACCTGGTCGATATAGCCGATAAATTCGACTCTTATGATTTCTGCATAACTATTAAATGAAAAACTACACACTAGAAAGGTAATAACCGCAAGAAAACGCATAATTAGTTCTACTGTATTTGTTTAAACCGATACGGAAAAAGCAAACAGCGAACCAATTTTAAAAATGATCACCTATTCAGTAGCTTATAGTTACCACAAAGCAACTTACGTAATGCTTCGTAAAGTATTTTGCGACCTATCAGGCAGTTACGGGTCACTTTTGGATGTAAAACTTGCGAGACGGGCTGTTCTTTTCAAATGGTTGCTTTAAAATCCGTAAAAAAGATTTGTCGGTTTAGTCATGTTATCGAACCTATTTAAAACTTCCCCACTTATTGATAAACACAGCAAAGCCTGGATAGACGAGACCTATGTCTGGTTGGAAAAGCACTTTGTTAGTGTGGATCCGGAGTTAAAAGCCCGCTGTATCCTGCCTACCAACGAGTATTATCCGGGTAGGGTTGGTAGCGTAGATGAAATGGCTCAGGCAATATTTGTAAAAACTTCTGAATATGCGGGTATGTCGAACTGGCCTGTTGTCCTGAAACCAGCAAGCCTTAACCCTGCTCCTGCAATCAATGCGCTGCCCAAACTTAGCTTTCCCGATGGTTTTCGCGGCTCCAATATCAATGTGGTTAACAGCGACTTTTCCATGCAAGGTGCTCAGCCCATGATTTGGCCGTATCAGGAACAGCAAATCAATCATCCACAGGCAATGATTGCTAATTTTGCCCAGGGGTTTGCGGCCTTATTGCTCAGTCAAACCAATGATATTCCGCCTGGTGGTAATGAATTTAGAAATCAGGCCATTGATTTACTCGCCTGTTACCTCGGCTTTGGGGTAATGATGGCAAATACGGCTTATCAGTTTAGAGGGGGATGTGGCAGTTGCTATAGTCCTTCGGCTAATCGTCAGAACATGTTGACGGAACAACAGACCGTATACGCATTGGCACTGCATTGTGCACGCAACAATTTGGACACCAAGCCAGTGCGTAAACAGCTGAAACCTCATCTTCAGAAAGATTTTAAGCGGGCCTTGAAACAGGTAAGCGGTTAATTAGAAAGTTTCAGGTAATGATTGAGGATAGACCTCAGGGTTATTGTACCTCGAGAAGAGATTGCGCCACCAAATCGAGCAACCGGAAGCCAGCCCCAAAGATAACGAGTCACATGAAATTGTCGCCGGTTTTCTGACCGTGAAATACCGTATCTTTCTTAAACTTTTCCGCGGTGGGCCAATATAAGGTGTCCTCAGAAAATTCATGGCTCAAATCAATCCACTTACCCGCCGCTTTGGACTCATCAGCTAAGGTGTTATTCATGAGGAGAAAGAGCAAACTCAGCGACATCAGCAAAACGCTTATGCCCTTCACTTAGGATTTTAGAAGCGGATTTTGAATATCTGACATTTAGCTTTCCGATATAAATGTTTACACCAAAATGAACATGTATTGGCGCATTTCATGGTGACTCGCTAGCTATTCACGTACAATTTAATCCTTTAATTTCACATTGCGGTTTCAATTAACATTTGCATTATTGGCGATTTTTAAGTTTTTACCCGCGTGTGTGTAGCGATTTACCGATAATGAACAAATAACGATTAATTTAAGGTTCACCATGTTCAATACCCAATATGCCTTGTCCGGATTAATGGCAATTCTTCTAACCAGCGCTTCAATGCTCCAACCTGCCTCTGCAAATGCAGACGCTCACCAACAGCATAACCTGATGGGTATTCACGGCATGGTGTTACTTATCGATAGTGAACAGAACCTTTACGCCAATCATCTGCCTTTGTACCGTGCACCTCACAACCACCAAATTGTCTATTCAATCGGCTTACCCGAAGAAATTAAACAGAATGTGACTTCGATGTTGGCTACTAAACAGATGGTAACTGTTGTACCCGAGCCTTTTGATTTAACGCGAATGATTGATGGTGAAGCATTTGCGGTTAAAGCCGATATTTATCAGGGGCACTTTGAGCGCGATGGTAAAAAGTTGCTATCGACAACCTTAACGTTAGACAAGCAGGTGTTAAATCACCCCGTGGGTGCCAATCGTTCGGAATCTGGCATGACTGTTAATATAACCCCGATTAATAGTAAAGAGAGTTTGTACGTTCATAAAATTGACCGACAACCTGGTTTTGATGCTTTGGGCGTGTTGGTGAATAAGAATTTAACCAATAGTTCCGGTGCAAGCTCGCTTGAGTGCACAGCGCCCAAAGATCTTGAACATCAAACCATTGAATTAGCCCTGAAAGATTGTGGTCTCAGCGCACCCGTTTATCTGGAAACGAAAGACTTTCAGTAGGGAAATGAACCGCATCTTTGATTTCCTGTCGAAGCAGGAAATGACGTTAGTTGGCTGATGACTATTCAATAGCTCGTCATCTCCATGTAAATGGAGATCTAAAAGCACATTGCTGTGATTTCCTGTCGTAGCAGGAAATGACGTTGGATAGGTTTTCACGTTTCAATAACCCGTCATCTCCATGAAAATGGAGATCTAAGAACGCATGGCTGTGATTTCCTGTCGTAGCAGGAAATGACGTTAGTTGATTGATGACTATTCAATTGCTCGTCATCTCCGTGTAAATGGAGATCTAAGAGCACATTGCTGTGATTTCCTGTCGAAGCAGGAAATGACGTTAGTTGGCTGATGACTATTCAATAGCTCGTCATCTCCATGTAAATGGAGATCTAAAAGCACATTGCTGTGATTTCCTGTCGTAGCAGGAAATGACGTTGGATAGGTTTTCACGTTTCAATAACCCGTCATCTCCATGAAAATGGAGATCTAAGAACGCACGGCTTTGATTTCCTGTCGGAGCAGGAAATGACTGCAAGGATATCTGGTGCTCGGCTTTTTCTTCCACCTTCCACCTTCCACCATAAAAAAGGGGAACACTGAGCTCCCCTTTAATCATTACTCCGCGTTTTGCCCTTTCAAGTACTTTTCCATCCAGGCAAACACTTCACGATACCATTCCTTCAGGTTATCTGGTTTGCGGATATGGTGATCTTCGTCCGGGAACATCACCAGACGCGAGTCGATACCTTTGCGCTGTAACGTGGTAAACGCACCAAGGCTTTGTGCATAAGGCACACGGTAATCCAGCTCGCCCTGAATCACCAGCATTGGCATTTTCCAGTTATCAACAAATCGGGACGGGTCAAACTTATCGTAGTTCTCTGCGAACTCGTAGTAAGGGCCCGAAAAATCATGCTCTGGGAACCACAGCTCTTCGGTTGAATAATAAAAACTCTTCATATCGAAAAGACCAGCGTGGTTAACAATACAGTTAAAACCATCTGACCATTTGCCCATAAACCAGTTCATCATGTAACCACCGTAAGAGGCACCCAGGGCACAGGCATTGTCGCCGTCCAGCCAGGTTTCCTTCTCGGTGATATAAGCAAAACCTTTTTGCAAGTCTTCTAACGGTTTACCACCCCAGTCGCCGCTGATGGAATCGGTAAATTTCTGTCCGTAGCCAGTTGAACCGTGGAAGTCGATCATTACCACACCGTAGCCTTGCGCCGCCCAAAGTTGCGCATTCCAGCGGTAATGGAACATGTTACCAAAGCTACCTTGTGGGCCGCCGTGTACTAAAAATGCGATTGGGTATTTCTTACCTTCTTCAAAGTTAGCCGGCTTTAACCAGTAGCCATACACTTTTTCGTCATTCCAGCCAGGAAAACTAAACTGTTTGAACTCGCCCATTTGCAACTTAGCCATGGTGTCTTTGTTGATATCCGTTAGCTGTTTAAAGCCATAACCGTCTTTATTGATGGTGTAGATATCCGCAGGCGTGTCTAAGGTATGGCGAGTAAAGTAAATGGCTTTACCAGCGCTGGTTACATCTCCAGCATAACCATTTTGATAAACCGGAGTGACTTCGCCAAATTGCAGGCTGATAGAGAAAATGCTTTTTTGGCCAACATCCTGAGCCAATGCGATAACCGAGCGGTTATCGTCACTGAAATGGAAATCGCTGATTGAACGATCCCATAATGGCGCCACGTCCTGGACTTTGCTGGAGCGCAAGTCTTTCACTTTCAGACTAAATTTATCCGACTCATAAACTTCGGTTTTCATCGCCTTCCAGGCTAAGTAACGACCATCGCTGGAATAATGCGGCAATGCATCCCAGGCCTTATTATCTTCGGTGATATTGGTCATGGCGTTAGTCGCCAAATCTACTTCAAAGATATCCCAGTTAGTCGTCCAGGCATGATCACGATCTGGAGATTTCGCAGAAAAAGCCAGCTTAGTGCCATCCGGATGAAAACTCACCTGGGACATGCCAGCGATATCGGCATTCCACTCAGGCATCAAATCCGTCGCGTCAGTTAACTTTCCTGTTTCCGGTAACGTCGCTACAAAAAGATGGGTATTAAAGGTATCAAGCCAGTGATCCCAATGACGAACCATTAACTGATCATAGGCTCGGGTATTGTGCTTTTGCGCCGCTAATTGTTGCTTTGCCTCAACGGAACATTGCAGGGTTTCACATCCGGGTTTTACATCAAATGCCAGTGCCATGGTTTTGCCATCGGCGGCCATTTTGTAGCCACCAACATCCATTGGAAAATCCGTTAATTGCTTCGCTTCTCCGCCACCTAAAGACAGAAACCATACCTGGGATGAACCAGAGCGGGAGGAAAGGAAATAGATACCTTTGCTGTCGCTGGCCCATTGCACTGTATGTTCAGAAGCTTTATTCGAGGTTAGCTGACTTACCTTCTCAGTAGATAAATCTCGCAGATATAAATGATTGGCGCCTTTTTCCTGGCCATTTTTTATGCCGTATACCAAAGCGCCGCCATCTGGAGATACTTTCACATCATATAGCTGGCGAAAGTTATTCAGGTGCTCAACCGTTAGCGTTTCCGATTGCGAGGCAACATTGCCCGTATTTGCATCAGAATTCGCTTGTGCCTGTTCAGCAAGTGCCGGTACCGTAGCAAATGCAACGCTGGCAATGGTACCTAAAGTTATTTTTGAAAATGAATTCATTTATTGATTCCTGCTTTTTCACAGTTTGTTATAACCGGAGTATTCAACCATAAAACCGCGTAAAAATAAAAGCGCTTAAAAATAAAACGCTCCGAGATTTAACATCAAGGAGCGCTTAAAAAACACAGTAATTGAAAGCTTATAATAGCAGCGAAATTAAGCTTTGAGCTTTTCGTCCAACTCTTCAATTTTCGCCTGCCAGATTGCAGGACCGGTCACGTGAGCAGATTCACCAGAGCTATCTACCGCTACGGTTACTGGCATATCTTCCACTTCAAATTCGTAAATGGCTTCCATACCCAGCTCTTCAAAGGCTACTACGCGAGATTTCTTGATTGCTTTCGATACCAAGTAAGCTGCACCACCAACTGCCATCAGGTAAACCGACTTGTGGTTTTTGATGCTCTCTACGGTTGCAGGACCGCGCTCGGCTTTACCGATAGTCCCTAGCAAACCAGTATCAGCTAGCATCATCTCAGTAAATTTATCCATACGGGTTGCTGTAGTCGGGCCCGCAGGACCTACTACTTCATCACCTACCGCATCTACAGGACCCACGTAGTAGATAAACTTATTGGTAAAATCAACGCCTTCAGGAAGACCTTCGCCAGATTCCAACAGCTGCTGAATGCGTTTGTGAGCAGCGTCACGACCGGTAAGGATTTTACCGGATAACAATACGGTTTCACCGGTTTTCCACTCGGCAATATCGGTTTTAGTCAGGTTATCCACATTTACACGACGAACGTTATCACCAACTTCCCAGGTAACTTGCGGCCATTCTTCAAGCTTAGGAGGCGTAAGTACGGCAGGACCAGAACCATCCAAATGGAAATGTACGTGACGAGTCGCCGCACAGTTAGGGATCATAACCACAGGCTTAGATGCAGCATGGGTTGGTACCGATTTGATTTTTACGTCAACCACAGTAGTTAAGCCGCCCAGACCCTGAGCACCAATACCTAGTTTATTGGCACGCTCATAAATCTCTAAACGTAATTCTTCTTCGGCATTTTGTGGACCGCGATCAATCAATTCCTGAATATCTACCGGATCCATTAAACTTTCTTTCGCAAGAACACCGGCTTTTTCGGCGGTACCACCAATACCTATACCTAGCATGCCCGGTGGACACCAGCCCGCGCCCATAGTTGGCAAGGTTTTCACAACCCAGTCAGCGATTGAATCACTTGGATTTAACATCACCATTTTGGTTTTGTTTTCACTGCCGCCGCCTTTTGCGGCAATCATAACTTCAACCTGGGAGCCCGCTACCAAATCAATATGAACAACCGCTGGGGTGTTGTCTTTGGTGTTTTTACGAGCACCAGCAGGGTCAGCGACAATCGATGCACGTAATGGGTTATCCGGGTTATTATAGGCACGACGAGTACCCTCATCTACCATTTGCTGAACCGTAAGGTTGGTATTATCCCACTTTACATCCATACCCACTTTTACAAAGCAGGTAACAATACCGGTATCCTGACAGATTGGACGATGGCCTTCTGCTGACATACGGGAATTGATAAGAATTTGCGCGATGGCGTCTTTCGCCGCCTGGCTTTGTTCTTTGTGATAGGCAGTTTCAAGTGCCTGGATGAAATCTAACGGGTGGTAGAAAGAGATATATTGTAAAGCATCTTCAATGCTATCAATAAAATCCTGTTGCTTAATGATAGTCATAATCTTCTCGTCGTTTCTCACTTTCATTGAACTAAGGTTCAATCAACTCCACTGAAAAACCAGTGCATTTGATATTAAGATTAGCCAATGATTTCTCTGAGTTATATTGAATTTTTTAAGATTGCCCGTATGATACATCGCCAAATCATTATGAGCCAGACAAACTACAGAAAATTACCTAGTACCTTCGACTCACTTTCAAGCGGCGACACAAATTCTGAACAGAATTACTCGTTAGCCGTTGGAGTTTGATAGACTTAGTAAAAATTTGTCCTCGTTAGCACCATATTTCACGATCTGACTGAGCCCGGATGTCGATATTTACCAAAACATTAACTGACAAAAGCCAGCTGGCAATCGAAACGTTATTTGCCAGATTGCAACACCTGCCCTATGCAATTTGGCTGGATTCTAATTCAACAAACCATGTCGACAGTCGCTTCGATATTGTTGCCATCGAACCGGTGATCACTTTAGAGACGTCACAAGGTAAAACCAAAGTTCACGACAAAATCACAGAACACGTTCAATATTCGGTTGCCGATCCACTAACACTCGTTGACCACTATTTGAAAAGCCATTGTGAGAGCGTTGTAAACGAGTCAGAACTTCCATTCTCTGGCGGTGTGCTTGGCTATTTCAGTTACGATTTAGGACGCTACTTTGAGCGTCTGCCAGCGACAAGTAAACGTGACATCGATTTACCGGATATGGCAGTTGGCATTTATCGCCATGCGCTTATCTTTGATCGGGCGTTGAAAACTTACACTCTGGTCAGTCAGGACGATAATCTTGCGGAACTAGAATCGCAATACTTCCCAGATTTGCCAGCAGTCGAACAACAAGACGGGTTTAAGCTAACCTCGAGCTGGCAGGCGAATATGAATGCACAGCAGTATCGGGATAAGTTTGCCAGGGTGCAGGAATACTTGCTAAGCGGCGATTGTTACCAGATAAATCTGACCCAGCGATTCGAGGCAGAATACAAAGGCAGCGAATATCAAGCCTACCTCGCCCTTCGCGAAAGCAACCTTGCGCCTTTTTCGGCGTTCATCCGATTGCCGCAAGGCTGCATACTCAGTGTTTCGCCGGAGCGTTTTTTGCAACTTCAAGATAGCAAGGTGCAAACTAAGCCGATAAAAGGCACCAGGCCACGAGGCAAAACCACTGAAAGTGATGAGAAACTCGCGAGTGAGTTAAAACACGCCAGTAAAGATCAGGCGGAAAACCTGATGATAGTCGATTTGCTTCGCAATGATATCAGTAAAAACTGCGTGCCCGGTTCGGTAAAAGTACCGAAGCTATTCGCCATTGAAAGCTTCCCAGCGGTGCATCATTTAGTGAGTACGGTAGTCGGTGAACTGGCTGAAGATAACAGTGCTATGGATCTGCTACGTGGCTGTTTTCCCGGTGGTTCAATTACCGGTGCACCGAAAATTCGCGCCATGGAAATCATTGAAGAGCTTGAACCTAATCGGCGCAGTGTTTATTGTGGTTCTATCGGCTACGTTTCGGCGTGCGGAAAAATGGACACCAGCATTACCATTCGCACTCTGATAGCCAACGAACAAACTCTCTATTGCTGGGCAGGTGGCGGTGTCGTCGCAGATTCTCAAGTCGACAGTGAATATCAGGAAACGTTCGACAAAGTGAATAAAATACTGCCAGTGTTGGAGAAATTG is drawn from Thalassotalea sp. PS06 and contains these coding sequences:
- the pabB gene encoding aminodeoxychorismate synthase component I, which gives rise to MSIFTKTLTDKSQLAIETLFARLQHLPYAIWLDSNSTNHVDSRFDIVAIEPVITLETSQGKTKVHDKITEHVQYSVADPLTLVDHYLKSHCESVVNESELPFSGGVLGYFSYDLGRYFERLPATSKRDIDLPDMAVGIYRHALIFDRALKTYTLVSQDDNLAELESQYFPDLPAVEQQDGFKLTSSWQANMNAQQYRDKFARVQEYLLSGDCYQINLTQRFEAEYKGSEYQAYLALRESNLAPFSAFIRLPQGCILSVSPERFLQLQDSKVQTKPIKGTRPRGKTTESDEKLASELKHASKDQAENLMIVDLLRNDISKNCVPGSVKVPKLFAIESFPAVHHLVSTVVGELAEDNSAMDLLRGCFPGGSITGAPKIRAMEIIEELEPNRRSVYCGSIGYVSACGKMDTSITIRTLIANEQTLYCWAGGGVVADSQVDSEYQETFDKVNKILPVLEKL